Part of the Varibaculum massiliense genome is shown below.
AGTAGGGTATTGACTTTGCGAGTGCGTGGATGCGATTGCCCCCCAAAGGATACATCCATGGTAATCGGGGGTTTATTGGAGGCAGCAATCCCGGAAAGCACGTAGGCGCCCCAACCAATCGATTCTTTCAGCTTGTCAGATACTCGGTTCATGACCTCTGCGTCATAACCAATTCCTGCCATCACTAGGAAGGGAAACTTTTCGCCAGTTTCCGTTTTAAGCACCCCCAAATCTACCCCGGTGTTTTTACCGGTAAAAGCGATTTCACAGGCGCGGGGTAAAGAATCAATCGGGATGTTGAGGTTGCGGGCTAAAAGATTCCCGGTTCCCAGCGGCAAAATCCCCAAGGGAATCCGACTAGTGGCTAAAGTGGCGGCGATAATCCGCAAAGTGCCATCGCCACCAGCAGAAATAACCAGTCCCACTTCCTGTCTGATCGCTTCTTGGGCTTGACTAGCCCCCAAAGATTCCTGGTCGGTTTTTAAAAAAATCGGTTCTTCATAGCCGGTGGCTTGAGCGCGCTGGGTAACGGTACTGCGAAAATCATCCAGATTTGCAATCTTCATGGGGTTATAGATCACTACCACCCGCCGAGAGGATTCATTGCTACAGGTAGCTGTAGGAGCAGAAAATCCTTGTTTAATTGCGATTTTCATTGCTCGGGTGGCAATTCGGCGGGCATTCACTGCCCAAGATAAAGCGATAGCTCCTAAAAGTAGCGCCACGATTACAAGAATCCAGAGCACAGTGGTCATAGTCTTCAGTCTAAAACATATTGGGATTGTCGGCGGGGGAGCGACGGAGAATGCTGAAGGGTGAAGGAAAGCGACCTTCACTGGGGCCGGAAAACCCAGAAAAATAAAATATCCAGGTCAAGGCAAGATGAGAACGGATGTCGGGTGACGATATGATTAATACATGATTGATATTCGTCAGCTGCGTGAAGACCCGCAGCCCGCTAAAGATTCGCTCGTTGCGCGGGGGGAAGATCCCGCTCGGATTGATGAGGTACTTGCCGCCGATGCGCACCGGCTTAAGAAACAACAAGACTTTGAAGCCATGCGCGCCGAGCAAAAGGCGCTTTCTAAGAGCATTGGAAAGGCCACTCCCGAGGAGCGTTCTGCGGTGCTGGCTCAAGCAAAAGAGCTGGCCGGGAAAGTTAAAGAGGCAGAGGCAGAGGCGGGAGCTGCCGGGGAAGCAGCTCAGCAGCTGCTGGCAGCACTACCCAATATCATTATTCCCGGGATTCCCTCCGGAGGTGAGGATGACTACGTGGTGCTTGCCCAGCGTGGTCCCAAGATTCGTGATTTCGCTGCCGAGGGCATCAAAATACGCGATCACCTAGAAATCGGGGAGGCGCTGCAGGCAATCGACGTTAAGCGAGGCGCTAAAGTATCTGGCTCCCGTTTCTACTATCTACGAGGCATCGGGGCGCGCCTGGAGCTGGCGCTGCTTACCTGCGCTTGGGATTTGGCGGAGCAGCATGGATTTATCCCCATGACCACTCCTACCTTGGTCACTCCCGACACCATGCGGGGAACCGGATTCTTGACTGAACATTCCGAAGAAATCTACTACCTGCCCGCCGATGATCTCTACCTGGTAGGTACCTCCGAGGTCGCCCTCGGTGGTTACCATGGCGGGGAAATCCTGGAACTAGGGGAAGAGCCTCTGCGTTATTCTGGCTGGTCTGCCTGTTACCGGCGGGAGTCCGGGTCGCATGGAAAAGATGTCCGCGGCATTATTCGGGTCCACCAGTTCAATAAGGTAGAAATGTTCTCTTACTGCCGCCCTGAAGTGTCGCAGGACGAACACCAGCGCCTGTTAGCTTTAGAAGAAGAAATGCTAGCCAAGGTAGAGCTGCCCTATCGAGTAATTGATACCGCAGCCGGGGATTTAGGAACTTCTGCGGCTCGCAAGTTCGATTGTGAAGCCTGGCTACCCAGCCAAGAACGCTACCTAGAGCTAACCTCTACCTCCAACTGCACTACTTATCAGGCACGCCGCCTGGGGATTCGCTACCGCGACCAGAATGGAAAGACCCAGCCGGTAGCCACTTTGAACGGTACCTTAGCCTGCACTCGTTGGCTGGTAGCTATTCTGGAAAACCACCAGCAAGCAGATGGCAGTGTGTATGTTCCTCAGGCATTACGCCCCTATTTGGGGGGTAAAGAAGTGCTGGAGCCAGTACTGAACTCCTAAATCTGGGCGCGAAGCGTGAAAAGATAAAGCGAGGGCGCCCTCGAGTATCCAAAATAGTCACCGACAGGACGGAGAAAATCAATGGCTGATCATCTGCAGTATCCTCAGGGAGATTATGTGCCCAAAGTGGTGGAGCGTGCCCTCGCCCTTTCACGCAGCTATGGGGAAGATGTCGCCACGGCGGCAGTGGTACCCGAATATGACCGCTCTCGGGTACGTTTTGTAGCTAGGCAAGATGGCGCTATCTGTGGGATTCCGGTTGCCCGCGAAGTATTAGCACAGGTGTTAGGAGAGTATGACCTGCTTATGCGGGTAGCCGATGGCACTAACGTAACCGCGGGAACTCCCGTGCTAGAGCTAAGTGGTAACACTCGCGGACTACTAGAAGCGGGGGATCTTTGCCTCTGGTTTTTAACGCACCTGTCGGGTATCGCCACCAAGACCGCGCAGTGGGCGCAGGCGCTTTCACAAACGAAACTGGTAGTGCGCGATACTCTTTCAGTTACTCCCGGTCTGGGAGAGCTGGAAAAATATGCGGTGCGCGTGGGCGGAGGGATGACTTCCCGCTTGGGGGTAGGGTCATTTCCGCTGGTGAGAGCCACTCATCTGCATTTAGGGAGCGGACTGGGGGACGTTATGAACCACGTACGTGCCGCCGCTGCAGGTAGCCCCATCCAGGTAGAGATTGACCGGGTACAAGATCTCGATCCGCTGCTGAAAATGCGGGTAGAGTTGCTAACTTTGCGAGGATTTAGCCCCGAGCAGGCGACACTTGCCGCCGATCATCGCGATACTTTAAACCCGGGAACCTTGCTGGAAGTGAGCGGGGACATCAGCCTTGAAGCGGCGGCAGCTTATGGGGAATGCGGAGTCGATTACCTGGCACTAGATTCTTTAACCGATTGCGTGACCCCCCTAGCCATAAAAATGGAATTCATCTAACCCCTTATCAGAAAGAAAAAGGAGCTGAACAATGTTCTGGTTCGACTCACTCGAACATAATCGCTGGTTGTCCGGATGTCTACAGGATCTGCTGGATTATGGGCGTAAATCGGAAGTCAAGACTGGGTTTGCCTGCCTAGATCGCGATGGCGAAATCGACTTGGAACAGCCGATTCAGCTTTACTTGACTGCGCGAATGATACATGTGTTTTCTTTGGGGGTGCTGCTGGGGATGCCCGGTTGTCGCCGACTGGTAGAACACGGGATTCGCTGCCTAAACCAGTATTTTCGGGATCCGGAAAATGGGGGTTGGTTTGATGCGATTGAACACGAACTAGATGCGGACGGGAATGCGATTCCTTATGAGGGTCGCGATGATAAACGCTCCTATTCACACGCATTCGTATTATTAGGTGCCGCTTCTGCCACCGCCGCCGACAGGATAGGCGCTCATGAGCTAATGCAAGAGGCGATCCGCGATAACGATTTACACTGGTGGGATTCCGAATTCGGGATGGTACGTGAAAGCTACAATCGCGATTATTCTGAGTGCGAAGATTACCGGGGTATCAACTCCAATATGCATATAGCAGAAGCCTATATGCTGGTGGCACAGGTTACTAATGAAGGAGAATGGCTAGAGCGTGCCCTGCGGATTCTGGAGCGAGTTGCTCAAGTTTCCCGCGAATATAACTGGCGGCTCCCGGAGCATTTTGATTCAGATTGGAAACCCCTGCTCGGATACAATCGTGAAAATCCGCAGGAAACCCATCGTGCCTACGGCAGCGATGTTGGGCATTCCTTTATGTTTTCGCGCTTGATCCTGGAAGCCAGAGCGATGCTCAAGCAAGCAGGTAAAGAAGTACCCGACTGGATGATTCTGGCGGCAACTGGAATGTTTGAGCGGGCTCGGGAGGACGCCTGGCGGCGCGACGGAGCGCCTGGTTTTGCCTTCACCGTAGATTGGGAAGGTAAACCGGTGATTCGAGATCGCCAAGCCTGGGTACAGTTTGAGGCTATCGGCGCGGCGGTTACTTTGCTGCGGGTAGCGCAAGCAGAAGATGCTGAGGCCGAAGAAGTAGACCATTACGAACATTGCTACCGTGTATGGATTGATTTCGCCTACGAACATTTTCTGGTGCGTGGCGGGCGGATTGTTCATCGCCTCTCCCCAGAGAACCAGCCGCTAGATTTAGAGAACCAAAGGCTGCGCGATAGCGTCTACCACGCGGTGCAGGCAATGTTATTGCCCCGCTTGCCACTAACACCGGCATTCTCGGTAGCGCTGGCACATGGATTGCTAGATAAACCAGTGCCGCAAGAGCCGGTTCGTAAAAAACGCTTCGGTGGATTTTAGCCGTGGCACTAAGCGCCTGTAACATAGGGGTGTCCTAGCGCTTTTGCGTAGGCCAGGAGAGTTGTCCGAGTGGCCGAAGGAGACGGTCTTGAAAACCGTTATATCCGCAAGGGTATCAAGGGTTCGAATCCCTTACTCTCCGCCAAATACCTGTTTTACCTGCAGTTTTACTGACAGTCTTTGCTGGTAGCTATTACCTTTGGGGTGGGGCGGTGGTAGCGCGGACTATTAGCTCGGTAGGAATAGTCAGGTGTAGATTCTCTGTTTCCCCTTTTAATTGGCGGTCAATCAGTTTGACCATTTCTACTCCGGCAGCATAAAAATCCTGGTTCACAGTAGTAAGGGGCGGGAAGGAGAACTCGGAAAGCTCAATCCCGTCAAAACCTACTACCGACACGTCTTGAGGCACCCGCACCTGTTCTTCATGTAGCGCCCGAATCAGCCCCAAGGCAATCTCGTCATTGGCGCAAAATACTGCGGTGACTTCCGGGTTCTTCGCCAGCTGCTTGCCGGCTTCGTAGCCCGCATTAGCCGACCAGTCACCGGGGATTACCGCGGGAATCTGCCGCTTTTCCTGGGTAAGTGCTTCTCGCCAAACCTCTTCACGCACTCGCGCAGAACGAGAATGATCGGGACCGCTCACGTGATAAACGGTGCGATGCCCTAAATCTAATAGGTGCCGCATTGCCGCGCGGACTCCTCCTACCTGGTCAGCAGAAGCTGACGGGTAGATATCTACCAGGTTCGAATCCGAGGAGGCGACCGGGAGGTTAGCGGGGAGGGCAAGTTGCTCGGCATCTGCGTCCCCGGCTTGCACGATTACTAGACCGTCAATATCTTCCTGGGAAAGCAGTGACATTGCCCGCTGAACTTGCGGGGAATTCGGGTGTTCTACCTGCACCAGGCTTACCGAATATCCCAGCTCGCGGGCACGGTCAAATACCCCATTGGCAGTGTGTGCTTCGCCGGTACGCCGGATTTCTTGGGTCAGCAACCCGATTACTTCATAAGAACCGGTGCGCAGGGCGCGGGCAGTGCGATTAGGTTTATATCCCAGGTCAGAAATGGCTTTTAGCACCCGCTCGCGGGTTTTTGGGGACACATTCTGGTGTCCGCGCGCGACCCTAGAAACGGTCTGCGCAGACACTTTCGCTGCCCTCGCCACATCGTGAATAGAGGCAGTTCTGATTCCTCGGTTGTTTTTTCCTGCCACGCGTGAAGCGTACCAGGTGAAAACAAATTTCAATTAGGACTTGCCCGGCTTTAACATGTGTTATCGTTGCCAGTATCGTTGGCATCGATAACACCGCAGTGGGTGTGGACTGCAAACAATAAAAAATCGCATTCATAGGAGAAGCAGATGCAGTTAAAAGTTCACCATCAAGACCTGAAAGTCTTACACGAAAATACCCTCCCGGCGCGCGCCTACTATATTCCGCTCTCGCCGCTGCAGGCCTCCAAGGAAGAAAACCGGGGGCGCAACTTTAACTTGGAGCGGGAAGCCTCTGAACGTTTCCAGCTGCTGAACGAAGAATGGGACTTCGGCTTCTACCCGAACCTAGAGGCGGTACCCGCCGATTTCTTTGTCCCGGAGGCGGCGGCGTTACCGGATAGGATTTCGGTGCCTGGCTCCTGGCAACATCACGGATATGACCAGCATCAATACACCAACATTAACTATCCCTTCCCCTTTGATCCGCCCCACGTTCCCCATAACAATCCCGCCGGTGCCTATCGCCATACCTTTAACTACGAAAAAGACCCACAGGCTCCCGGAGCCACTTTGGTGTTCGAGGGAGTAGATTCCTGCTTCTACCTGTGGCTAAACGGAAAATACGTAGGATACTCCCAAGTGGCGCATGCTCAATCCGCTTTTGATGTCACCGACTATCTAACAGAGGGCGAAAACACCCTGGCGGTATTAGTTTTCAAGTGGTCAGATGGCTCCTACCTGGAAGACCAGGATAAGTTCCGCACTTCGGGGATTATTCGTGACGTTTACCTGCTGAAACGACCGCTCTCCCATCTAAATGATTATTTCGTTACTACAGATTTGCAGAACAATCAGGCAGAAGTGACTTTGCGTGCCAACTTTAGCGGCGAAGCTCTGGCGGTTACCGCCACCCTAAGTGGTAGGGAGGGAGAGATCGCCACCTGCGCCCTCGAGCCTTTTGAGGATCCGCAAGGTATCTATACCCATTGCGCACGCTTTACTATCGAGAATCCCCGGCTGTGGCACCCTGGCGCCCCTTATCTATATGACCTGGTAATGATCAGCGAGGCCGAAGTTATTACCGAAAAAGTGGGGGTGCGGGAAGTTACTATCGAGGACGCGGTCTTAAAGTTCAACGGCAGCCCCCTCAAAATCAAAGGGGTAAATCGCCACGACAGCGACCCTGATTCCGGCCCGGTAGTTTCTATCGAGCATATTAAGCGGGATTTGCAGATGATGCGCCGGCACAATATCAACGCGGTGCGCACTGCCCACTATCCCAATTGTCCCCAGCTTTATCATCTGTGTGACCAGGCGGGATTCTATGTGATGAGCGAGGCTGATAACGAAAGCCACGGCACCCGGAACCGTCTGTTACAGGATGAATCTGAAGAAAATATCGTGGAGCATTGGAATCATCCGATAGCCAATAACCCCGAGTGGATAGAGGCCACGATGGATCGGATGCAGCTTTGTGTCCACTCGGAAAAGAATCGTCCCAGTGTGTTTTCCTGGTCAGCAGGTAATGAATGCGCATTCGGGTGTACTTTCGAAGAATGCTTGGCTTGGACAAAACAGTTCGATCCCAGCCGGGTAACTCACTACGAAAGCGCGTTCTATCGGTCAACCGACCGCAAATATGACTACCAAAATATCGATCTGTATGCGCGGATGTATCCGCCCCTTTCTGATATCGACGATTATTTGGAAAAGCTGGGTGACAAGCCCTTACTCTTAGTCGAATACTGTCACGCCATGGGGAACGGTCCGGGTGATTTGGAAGAGTTCTGGGGCAAAGTGCGTTCCGATGCCCGTATGTGTGGCGGTTTCATCTGGGAATGGTGTGACCATGCGGTACGGGATAGCGAAGGGCACCTGCTCTATGGCGGCGATAGCGGTGAAGATCCCCACGATGGAAACTTCTGTGTAGACGGCTTGGTATCCCCAGAGCGGGTGCCGCATATCGGTCTGCTAGAAGCCAAGAATGTCTATCGCCCTTTGCGCTGCCAATATAATCAAGAAGGCGGAAAACTGCAGGTATCCAATACTGCCGACCACCTAAACGCCGCCGATTTTACCTCCTTACGCTGGGTAAAAGTGGTAGACGGGCAGGAAGAAAGCGGCACTTTGGAAGTACCCAATTTGCCGGCTCACGAAACTGTGGAAATTCCACTGCAAGTAGAAGTACCTGCGGAAGGGCGCTGTTACCTGCGGGTAGAAACCTATCTGACCCGCCCCATGGCGTTCCTGGAAGCCGGACATTCATTAGGGTTTGACGAGTTCGCCCTCAAGAATCCCAGCCCGCACACTCCTCGCGCCCTGGAGCTATTAAAAGCGGATGTCGAGGGAGAGGACGCAGCTAGGATAGAGGAAACTCCTTTAGAGATTTGCGTGTCTAGCGGGGAATACACTTACCGTTTCTCCCGGCATACCGGCATGCTGAATGGGATTGAGCGAGGCGGAAAAGAACTGCTGCAGGTGCCGGCAGAGCTAAATATCTGGCGGGCGCCCACCGATAACGATATGTATATTCGTCCCCTCTGGGAGCGGGCTCGCTACGACCGCGCCTACTCTCATGCTTATGAGGTTCGCGCTGATAGCGAAGCCCGGGGCGTTGTGGTCAGCGCCAAAGTGGCCTTAGTGTCTCCTAGTTTGCAGCCGATGCTGAAAGCCGATATTGACTGGATTGTCAGACCTGACGGAGCGTTGCGGGTGGACGCGAAGGTATGTCGGGATACCCAGTTCCCGGAGCTGCCTCGCTTGGGTCTGCGTTTCTTCCTAGACAAATCCCTACAGCAAGCCACTTGGGCAGGGCTAGGTCCGCACGAAAACTACACGGACAAGCGCCGCTCCAGTTGGCATGGATATTTTGAATCTTCGGTGGGCGATTTGTTCCAAAACTATCTGCGTCCTCAAGAAAACGGAACCCGCTCAGACTGCGACTATCTGCGTCTTTGCGGGGAAGAACTAAAGGTAGAAGTAGCAAGTGAAGAAGCCTATTCCTTCAACGCTTCCCACTTCAGTCAGGAGGAACTGACCGAAAAAACTCACGACTACCAGTTATCGGAATCCGATAGCACCATCTTGTGTCTGGATCATCTGATGGCAGGGATTGGTTCGGAAAGCTGCGGACCGAAACTGCTGGAAAAATATCGGGTTGATTTCGAGACCACCGAATTCTCTTTCACTATTAAATTTTCTAACTAATTAAAGGAAAGATACCCCATGGAAGAAAAGAAATACCTTAAGTGGTACAACAAAGTAGGTTACGGCTCTGGTGATATCGCCGGTAACGTAGTTTATGCTTTCCTGTCGGCGTTCGTAATGATTTACCTTACGGACACCCTTGGGTTAAGCGCAGGAATCATTGGAACCCTGATTATGCTGTCGAAGTTCTTTGACGGATTTTCTGACATTATTTTCGGGCGATTAATGGATAAGACCAATTCAAAAATGGGTAAAGCTCGCCCCTGGATGTTCTATGCATTCTTCGGCTGTGCCGCGATGCTGATAGCGATTTACGCCATTCCTACTTCAATGGGTAAAACTGCCCAGTATGCTTGGTTCTTCATTGCCTACACCCTGTTGAATGCGGTGTTCTACACCGCGAACAACATTGCTTATGCTGCGTTGACCGCGCTGATTACCAAGAATCGCTCCGAGCGGGTGCAGATGGGGTCGATTCGCTTCATGTTCGCCTTTGGTACTAGCCTCACGATTCAGACCATTACCGTAGGTTTGGTGCAATGGATGGGTGGAGATGCCGCTGCCTGGCGAAACGTGGCGATTATTTACGCCATAATCGGTATCTTGTCTAACAGCTTGGCGGTGTTCTCGGTCAAAGAACTTTCTCACACTGAACTGGACGATGGTGATGAAGAGGCGGCCAAGGATGACCAAGTTTCCTTCCTAGAAGCGTTGAAGCTGATGGGTAACCGTTATTACGTGATTATCGTAGTTTGCTTTATCCTGATGCAGTTCTTTACCGCCACCCTAAATATGGGTATCTATTTCATGACCTATATTTTGGGTAATGCTAACTTGCTGGGGGTCTTTGCTTGGGCGATCAACATTCCGTTGATTGTGGGGCTGCTGATAACCCCGCTGGTAGTCTCCAAGCTGGGACGGATGCAACCAGTAACGGTTGTAGGGTACATCGTGGCCGTCCTCGGTCGTCTCGGGGTAGTTTTGGGCGCGTCTATGGGGTCAATCCCGCTGATGCTGTTCTTCTCCGGGTTAGCTTCCCTGGGTATGAGTCCGCTACAGGGAACCCTCAATGCCCTAATTGCAGAAATCAGTGAGAACACTTTCTTGCGCACCAAGAAACGCATTGACGGCATGATGTTCTCCTGCTCCTCTCTCGGCGTGAAGATTGGTAGCGGGGTAGGTACCGCTGTTGCCGGTTGGTTGCTAGAGGCCGGCGGCTATGTCGGAGGCGCCAAGGTGCAGGCTGAGTCCGCCCTGCAAATGATTAAGTTCATGTACCTGTGGGTACCCACGATTGCTAACCTGTTGATTTTGGTGTTGCTGTTCTTCTTGGACGTGGAAAAGAAGAACGAAGTATTGTTAGCCCAGCTCAAGGAGGAGGAAGCGGCCGCGCTTAAAGCTGCCTCTCCGAAAGTTAGCCCAGAAGAAAGTACTGCAGAGAAAATAGTGCAAGGGCATGCCATGGGCGGCTCGGGAGCTAAAGAATCCGAGGGACTTAAACTAGCTGAGCTAGATAAGGACAAGCTCCCTAATCCGGATGAATTACCGAATGTGGTAGATCCTGATGACAAACAGCATAAGAGAGAGGAATAACCACCAGCTGGTGGCACTACTAAGGGTGCCGAAATAGCAGCTGGTTTAGATAACCGCAAGATTCCGCCGGGTGAAACTAAGAGGATTTCACCCGGCGGAACTTGTATTTATTTGGCGACTATTCTACTTTCCCAGCTGCCGGTGAAGGAGATACTGAAAGGAAGCGCGGACGGTTAAAACCAGCCTTATTAAAGGCTTCCACTACCGCGCGGGCAGTAGCCTCCACCTGGTCGCTATTAACCAGAGTAATCGCGCAGCCGCCGAAGCCTCCTCCGGTCATCCGGGCTCCGAATGCACCCGCCTTGCGCGCAGCCGCTACTGCCGCATCCAGTTCCTTACAAGAAACTTGGTAGTCACGCCGTAAGGAGTCATGGGAAGCGTCCAACAGTTTACGCCATTCGTCTAGGTCGGCTCCTGCCTCTAAAAGCTCGCAGAGTCGCTGGCAGCGGGCAATCTCGGTTAGTACGTGCCGAACTCGCAAAACTTGCTCCGTATCCTCCAATTTATCCAACTGTTGTTGCACCCAGGTTGGAGGATAATCGTCCGCATCCAAATCGGTGAGGTTATCGGCGGGGGAAATAATCTTGGGTACCAGTTCTCCCAGTTCTTCTACCCCCAGAACCCGGGCAGCCTCTTCGCAAGCTGCTCGGCGCGCCCCGTATTGTCCGTCTGCTAGGTCATGGGAAGTGCAGGTATCTATTACCAGCAAAGATAATCCCAGAGCCGGCAAATCAAAGGGATGGGAGCGGGTTTGCCAAGTGGAACAATCTAGCTCTAGCACGCAGTCTTTTTCGCAGAGCATCGATGCAGATTGATCCAGCCCTCCGGTAGGGGCTCCTACGTAGCGATTTTCGGCAAGCTTTCCCGCTTCTACCAGCAGTTTGCGTCCCTCAAAGCTTTTTGTCAGTCCTAGACCTGCTAGTTCGTCAATTCCTACTGCGATGGCGCACTCTAAAGCGGCAGACGATGATAGCCCGGCACTAAGCGGCACGCTAGAGGCTACTGCCACCTCTAGTCCGGGGACTTTTGCTTGCAGCCTCCGTGCGAGTTCCTCTTGACCATTATCCCCAAGGACCTGCGCTAATCCTAAAATTACGCCGCCTACGAAAGCTCCCGGTCCGGTAGCGGGATAATGTTTTTCCAAATCGGATAGCTTTATGATGCTAAGCTCGGGGAAATCTTCGGAAATAATTTTTAGTTGACCATCCTCGCTAACCCTAAGGGCTACGTAAATGGCGTGGGGGAGGGCCAGGGGGAGGGCTTTGCCGCCGTTATAGTCGGTGTGTTCCCCGATTACGTTAACCCTGCCGGGAGCGCGCCAGACCCCCGAAGGCAGGGCGGAAAAGGTTTTTTCAAAAAGTTCTTTAGCTCGCTGCGCACCCTCTTTAGGCTGGTAAGCAGGGATGAACTCGGGTTTTATGCTCACGTTAGCACCTCATTGTTATTGCTGGTGAAAACTATTCTATCTATTGAGTAGGGCGCGAGTAGGGGCTTGCAAAAAATTTGGCTTCCCTTAAAGCAAATCCGCAAAGCCGTAAGGAACGCTCTACCTTCTTTGCCCCAGGCAAAAGCTAAAACAAAAGACGCGAGAGCCGCTGGCGTGCCAGTTTCACCGCATCAGGGTTACGTGAGAGGCGGAATAACTCCAGCAATCGCTCACGATACCCGTCGCGTTCCTCATCTGCAGATTTTGCGATTAGCGAAAGCAATAGATCAAAGGCCTGCGGTTCATTACCAGCTTGGAAAAACCTATCTGCCAGCACCAGAGGATCAGAGTCATCTTGGCCTTCTTCCGCATTTAACCGCTGCGCCATTGATACCTTGTCGACTAATGCCT
Proteins encoded:
- a CDS encoding diacylglycerol/lipid kinase family protein, which codes for MTTVLWILVIVALLLGAIALSWAVNARRIATRAMKIAIKQGFSAPTATCSNESSRRVVVIYNPMKIANLDDFRSTVTQRAQATGYEEPIFLKTDQESLGASQAQEAIRQEVGLVISAGGDGTLRIIAATLATSRIPLGILPLGTGNLLARNLNIPIDSLPRACEIAFTGKNTGVDLGVLKTETGEKFPFLVMAGIGYDAEVMNRVSDKLKESIGWGAYVLSGIAASNKPPITMDVSFGGQSHPRTRKVNTLLFASCGELVGGIPLLPEASPHDGWLEVLMLSVRGGLIGFLEVISGVFRDTLGVKKLTAGLVSKTDVIRTRTVSAKVHGQARMIQVDGDTVGSYREISASLDRGAVVVRVP
- the serS gene encoding serine--tRNA ligase, with the translated sequence MIDIRQLREDPQPAKDSLVARGEDPARIDEVLAADAHRLKKQQDFEAMRAEQKALSKSIGKATPEERSAVLAQAKELAGKVKEAEAEAGAAGEAAQQLLAALPNIIIPGIPSGGEDDYVVLAQRGPKIRDFAAEGIKIRDHLEIGEALQAIDVKRGAKVSGSRFYYLRGIGARLELALLTCAWDLAEQHGFIPMTTPTLVTPDTMRGTGFLTEHSEEIYYLPADDLYLVGTSEVALGGYHGGEILELGEEPLRYSGWSACYRRESGSHGKDVRGIIRVHQFNKVEMFSYCRPEVSQDEHQRLLALEEEMLAKVELPYRVIDTAAGDLGTSAARKFDCEAWLPSQERYLELTSTSNCTTYQARRLGIRYRDQNGKTQPVATLNGTLACTRWLVAILENHQQADGSVYVPQALRPYLGGKEVLEPVLNS
- a CDS encoding nicotinate-nucleotide diphosphorylase, whose protein sequence is MADHLQYPQGDYVPKVVERALALSRSYGEDVATAAVVPEYDRSRVRFVARQDGAICGIPVAREVLAQVLGEYDLLMRVADGTNVTAGTPVLELSGNTRGLLEAGDLCLWFLTHLSGIATKTAQWAQALSQTKLVVRDTLSVTPGLGELEKYAVRVGGGMTSRLGVGSFPLVRATHLHLGSGLGDVMNHVRAAAAGSPIQVEIDRVQDLDPLLKMRVELLTLRGFSPEQATLAADHRDTLNPGTLLEVSGDISLEAAAAYGECGVDYLALDSLTDCVTPLAIKMEFI
- a CDS encoding AGE family epimerase/isomerase, whose product is MFWFDSLEHNRWLSGCLQDLLDYGRKSEVKTGFACLDRDGEIDLEQPIQLYLTARMIHVFSLGVLLGMPGCRRLVEHGIRCLNQYFRDPENGGWFDAIEHELDADGNAIPYEGRDDKRSYSHAFVLLGAASATAADRIGAHELMQEAIRDNDLHWWDSEFGMVRESYNRDYSECEDYRGINSNMHIAEAYMLVAQVTNEGEWLERALRILERVAQVSREYNWRLPEHFDSDWKPLLGYNRENPQETHRAYGSDVGHSFMFSRLILEARAMLKQAGKEVPDWMILAATGMFERAREDAWRRDGAPGFAFTVDWEGKPVIRDRQAWVQFEAIGAAVTLLRVAQAEDAEAEEVDHYEHCYRVWIDFAYEHFLVRGGRIVHRLSPENQPLDLENQRLRDSVYHAVQAMLLPRLPLTPAFSVALAHGLLDKPVPQEPVRKKRFGGF
- a CDS encoding LacI family DNA-binding transcriptional regulator, coding for MAGKNNRGIRTASIHDVARAAKVSAQTVSRVARGHQNVSPKTRERVLKAISDLGYKPNRTARALRTGSYEVIGLLTQEIRRTGEAHTANGVFDRARELGYSVSLVQVEHPNSPQVQRAMSLLSQEDIDGLVIVQAGDADAEQLALPANLPVASSDSNLVDIYPSASADQVGGVRAAMRHLLDLGHRTVYHVSGPDHSRSARVREEVWREALTQEKRQIPAVIPGDWSANAGYEAGKQLAKNPEVTAVFCANDEIALGLIRALHEEQVRVPQDVSVVGFDGIELSEFSFPPLTTVNQDFYAAGVEMVKLIDRQLKGETENLHLTIPTELIVRATTAPPQR
- a CDS encoding glycoside hydrolase family 2 TIM barrel-domain containing protein; translated protein: MQLKVHHQDLKVLHENTLPARAYYIPLSPLQASKEENRGRNFNLEREASERFQLLNEEWDFGFYPNLEAVPADFFVPEAAALPDRISVPGSWQHHGYDQHQYTNINYPFPFDPPHVPHNNPAGAYRHTFNYEKDPQAPGATLVFEGVDSCFYLWLNGKYVGYSQVAHAQSAFDVTDYLTEGENTLAVLVFKWSDGSYLEDQDKFRTSGIIRDVYLLKRPLSHLNDYFVTTDLQNNQAEVTLRANFSGEALAVTATLSGREGEIATCALEPFEDPQGIYTHCARFTIENPRLWHPGAPYLYDLVMISEAEVITEKVGVREVTIEDAVLKFNGSPLKIKGVNRHDSDPDSGPVVSIEHIKRDLQMMRRHNINAVRTAHYPNCPQLYHLCDQAGFYVMSEADNESHGTRNRLLQDESEENIVEHWNHPIANNPEWIEATMDRMQLCVHSEKNRPSVFSWSAGNECAFGCTFEECLAWTKQFDPSRVTHYESAFYRSTDRKYDYQNIDLYARMYPPLSDIDDYLEKLGDKPLLLVEYCHAMGNGPGDLEEFWGKVRSDARMCGGFIWEWCDHAVRDSEGHLLYGGDSGEDPHDGNFCVDGLVSPERVPHIGLLEAKNVYRPLRCQYNQEGGKLQVSNTADHLNAADFTSLRWVKVVDGQEESGTLEVPNLPAHETVEIPLQVEVPAEGRCYLRVETYLTRPMAFLEAGHSLGFDEFALKNPSPHTPRALELLKADVEGEDAARIEETPLEICVSSGEYTYRFSRHTGMLNGIERGGKELLQVPAELNIWRAPTDNDMYIRPLWERARYDRAYSHAYEVRADSEARGVVVSAKVALVSPSLQPMLKADIDWIVRPDGALRVDAKVCRDTQFPELPRLGLRFFLDKSLQQATWAGLGPHENYTDKRRSSWHGYFESSVGDLFQNYLRPQENGTRSDCDYLRLCGEELKVEVASEEAYSFNASHFSQEELTEKTHDYQLSESDSTILCLDHLMAGIGSESCGPKLLEKYRVDFETTEFSFTIKFSN